In Oncorhynchus masou masou isolate Uvic2021 chromosome 28, UVic_Omas_1.1, whole genome shotgun sequence, the DNA window CAGTGCCACATATATTAACTAATACATGTATCGTCAACGTTTTTATGACCAGGTATTTTATTTGGTTTAGTTGGTGCAATTGAGAGTTTCATAGACCATCATTATCTGTACCTTCCTCTCAAAGCTCGTGACAGATAATTATGGTTATTGGAAATACTGTGCACATAACATTTTTACAGTGAGACTATTTTTTCTTTTGACAACATGCCACTGTTGAGCAATTCAGTAAACAAGATAGATGGGATTATGGTTGTTGTTAAATTATGTAACCACCAGTAGTTAACTGGTTCTGCATGAGCGCGTCTGCAAAACATTCTAAATGTTCACCCGAACAACACAAATCACCCACACCTTACCATTAGCATCATTGGGTGCAAAACAACATGGAAGGTAGGCACGCAATCAATTCAAAGACTGGGATTGTAGACAAGTGCATTGCACTGTCGACAATGTTCATTTTTAAAGGCAATTTTCCTGAAGTTCTCGCAGATTGCATTCACGGTAAATGCCGCTGATTTCAGCTCTAGTGTGAATTACCTTTAAAAGTAATGTGCAATGCTTGTTTGACATTTGTTTGACATTATgctgcattgttaggagctagtaacataagcatttcgctgcacctgctataacatctgctaaactgtgtacctgaccaataaacttggatttgatttAGACAATGCCTCATGATGTCAGAAAAAATACAACAAACAGGAGAAAGGTGGATTAATTACAATCCTGATGACAAGATGATTGCTTAGGTCTTTTGAGTGTCAGCTGATGTGTTTTTTTTAAGACTATTCTTTCTTGATTCTCTCCCTCTTCAGTCAGGGATAACTTGTGTTTATGGCTATAGCAGCATGTTAAAGGCTTATTCTTCTGTGATAGCTATTGTCGGCAGTGTACGTATATATTTCCAGTAAAATAAGCTCTGTGGAGTTCCACATCTGACAAAACAAGCTCCGGTCCAAAGTCAACAGAACGGTGCTGTAGTACACACATCAACGTGTTTCTGAGGAATATAGGTGGCATCGTGTTTCACGCTGACACTTCCTGCTATTTCATATTTGTGTTCCAACCACAAGCAATACATTCTCGCTGATCGTTCTGAAGTTCCACTTTGCTTAAGGTTTTGCCTATGCATAATGAGTTGATATAGTTGTTAGATTATGCCATGTTTGTACAATactacagttgatgtcggaagtttacatacacttattttggagtcattaaaacatgtttttcaaccactccacaaatgtcttgttaacaaactatagttttggcaagtcggttaggggatctacttcatgcatgacacaagtaatatttccaacaattgtttacagacagattatttcacttataattcacggtatcacaattccagtgggtcagaagtttacatacactaagttgactgtgcctttaaacagctaagAAATTTCCCAAAATTTATGTCATAGCTTTAgttgcttctgataggctaattgacatcatttgagtcaattggaggtgtacttgtggatgtatttcaagtcctaccttcaaactcagttcctctttgcttgacatcatgggaaaatcaaaagaaatcagccaagacctcagaaaaacaattgtagaccacaagtctggttcatccttgggagcaatttccaaacacctgaaggtaccacgtttatctgtacaaacaatagtacgcaagtataaacaccatgggaccacgcagccgtcgtactgctcaggaaggagatgcattctgtctcctagatgaacgtactttggtgcgaaaagtgcaaatcaatccgagaacaacagcaaaggaccttgtgaagatgctgtaggaaacaggtacaaacgtatctatatccacagtaaaacgagtcctatcttgacataacctgaaaggccgcccagcaaggaaggccactgttccaaaaccgccatataaaagccagactacggtttgaaactgcacacgaggacaaagattgtactttttggagaaatgtcctctggtctgctgaaaaaaatgtaactgtttggccataattaccatcgttatgtttggaggaaaaagggggaggcttgcaagccgaagaacaccatcccaactgtgaagcacagggatggcagcatcatgttctgggggtgctttgctgcaggagggactggtgcacttcacaaaatagatgggcatcatgaggcgggaaaagtatgtggatatattgaagcaacatctcaagacatcagtcaggaagttaaagcttggttgcaaatgggtcttccaaatggacaatgaccccaagcatacttccaatgttgtggcaaaatgatttaaggacaacaaagtcaaggctttggagtggccatcacaaagccctgacctcaatcccataaaatatttgtgggcagaacagaaaaagctctgtcaggaggaatgggccaaaattcacccatcttattgtgggaagcttgtggaaggctaccaaaaacgtttgacctaagttaaacaatttaaaggcaatgctaccaaatactaattgagtgtatgtaaacttctgacccaatgggaatgtgatgaaaaaaatgaaAACTGAAATAGATCATtctctctagtattattctgacatttcacattcttaaaataaagtggtgaccctcACTGACcctagacagggaatttttactcagattaaatgtcaggaattgtgaaaaactgagtttgaatgtatttgacttcaactgtatgtaaatattAGGAGGAAATGATACTCAATTCTGGAGTCATTCGATAAAACATCTGAATGTGTAAcagttttctttacttgaaggagaggtggaccaaaacgcagcgtggttatattgattcatgtttaataaaaaaaaagataaaagataaacacgaacactacaaaacaataaatgtggaaaaccaaaaacagccctatctggtgcaaacacagagacaggaacaatcacccacaaacacacagtgaaacccaggctacctaagtatgattctcaatcagagacaactaatgacacctgcctctgattgagaaccatactaggccgaaacattgaaatacccaaatcatagaaaaacaaacatagactgcccaccccaactcacgccctgaccatactaaataatgacaaaacaaaggaaataaaggtcagaacatgacagaatGTTTATTGTGTGAAAATGTGTAAACTTGAAAAGGATTAAAAGAATCCAACATTACTCATGGTAAAATAAGAATAGGAAGAAAatatgacatatatatatatacactgctcaaaaaaataaagggaacactaaaataacacatccaagATGTGAATGAATGAAAAattcttatgaaatacttttttctttacatagttgaatgtgctgacaacaaaatcacacaagaattatcaatggaaatcaaatttcatcaacccatggaggtctggatttggagtcaaaattaaagtggaaaaccacactacaggctgatccaattttgatgtaatgtccttaaaacaagttaaaatgagtctcagtagtgtgtgtggcctccaagtgcctgtatgacctccctacaatgcctgggcatgctcctgatgaggtgggggatggtctcctgagggatctcctcccagacctggactaaagcatccgccaactcctggacagtctgtggtgcaatgtggcgttggtggatggagcgagacatgtggtcccagatgtgctcaattggatccAGGTCTGggaaacgggcgggccagtccatagcatcaatgccttcctcttgcaggaactgctgacacactccagccacaagaggtctagcatggtcttgcattaggaggaacccagggccaaccgcaccagcatatggtctcacaaggggtctgaggatctcatctcggtacctaatggcagtcaggctacctctggcgagcacatggagggctgtgcggccccccaaagaaatgccaccccacaccataactAACCCACCgctaaaccggtcatgctggaggatgttgcaggcagcagaacgttctccacggcgtctccagactgtcatgtctgtcacgtgctccgtgtgaacctgctttcatctgtgaagagtacagggcgccagtggcaaatttgccaatcttggtgttctctggcaaatgcccaacgtcctgcacggtgttgggctgtaagcacaaccccacctgtggacgtcgggccctcataccaccttcatggagtctgtttctgaccctTTGAGCaggcacatgcacatttgtggcctgctggaggtcattttgcagggctctggcagtgctcctcctgctcctccttgcacaaaggcggaggtagcggtcctgctgctgggttgttgctctcctacggcctcctccacgtctcctgatgttcTGCCCTGTCTCCtagtagcgcctccatgctctggacactacgctgacagacccagcaaaccttcttgtcacagctcgcattgatgttccatcctggatgagctgcactacctgagccacttgtttgggttgtagactccgtctcatgctaccactagagtgaaagcaccaccagcattcaaaagtgaccaaaacatcagccaggaagcttaggaactgagaagtagtctgtggttatcacctgcagaaccactgctttattgggggtgttttgctaattgcctataatttccacctgttgtctattccatttgcacaacagcatgtgaaatgtattgtcaatcagtgttgcttcctaagtggacagttttatttcacagaagtgtgattgacttggagttacattgtgttgtttaagtgttccctttatttttttgagcagtgtatatataaggGGTAgaggtgtttaaaaaaataataatatatatatatatataaacattcaCAAATTCAGAATAAAGTGTATCTTTTATATTTTTATATGATTGTTTCTCCTCATAAACAGCGgatagccttgtggttagagcgttggactagtaaccataaGGTTGCAAGATGGAATCCCTGATCTGACAAGGTAGAAATGtgttgttctgccactgaacaaggcagttaacccactgttcctaggctgtcattgaaaataagaatttgtggcATAACAACAAGAATGACTGGCATAACAACAACTCTCAACAATTCTTTAAAAGAAATGTACAAGTTACAAATCTCAACAAAATTGCAAGTAAGAACTCAATAGAATGTCCCTTTGCTGTCTGGGTAGTAAACTTTTATAATTAGTTTCAAGCTTTTTTACTGTCATTATCAGGCTACATGTTTTTTTTCTCGATGCTACTTCATTTTCAAAACAAACCGCTGAGATGAAGGGGGAAAAAACGTTTCACTCCAGTGCTCAATACAGAAGATTAAAGGACTAAATTCATATTCTGAAGTACTagttagtcaacagtagtgctacATTGTCTCTTGATTTTGAACAGTAATGAGGGCTTTTTAAGTGTCCAATGTCAATGTTGACATTTCACAGCTTTTCGTCCAGAGTGCATCATATTTTATATTAATTAgcaggttgttgtcctgctgttCCATTCTATTCATGAGGAGCTTGAGATTAGCCTCTTTAACTTCATTAACTCCTCAGGTGTCAGTGGCACCAGAGAGGGAAATGAGGGGTTCACCATCAGCGCCATATAAGGGTTCTCCACCCTTCCCAGTGATGTGCCTGGACAATAGCCTGGGGATGTGTGGCGTACACTATCCTGCTCCAGAGCCTGGCTGCTGGGGTGGATCTTTAAGGGAATTGGCTGGGCTCTATCCCATAGGTCCTGGGAGGACATGAGTTTTGGGTGGTAGGGCCTCCTTGTGTCCTCCCGGGGATCCAATTTCCAGCTGTCCGGGTTACGGACGATGCTCCCTGATGGCCGAGGCTTGTAGCTGGAGAACTGGTAGGGCGCCATGGAGCGGCAGTGACTGGTACTAgggaaggtggtggtggtgggcctAAGCAGGTTCCTGTGCCTCtccagactcctctctctcagatCCCCAGAACCCCTGTCCTGGTCTTTGTGATGGTTGTGGAAGACCTGGTCAGCATGTGTAGCAATGGTGGGGGAGGTGTCAGACCAGGCCTGTGCACTTTCCCTCTCCCTGGGCTCTGAGCCTGGGGTCTGGCCCATGGTTGGATCCTGCAGCGATAGATCCCCAGGCTGGGTGCCAGCAGGCCCACACAGCAGAACTCCTTTTACCCAGTCATGGAGCATCGCCAGCGGGATCTGGATCTCCATgcttccctctgtccctctgggGGTACTGCACAGAGCATCACTAAAATTGAGAGGCCCTGGACTGTGCTTGGGGctttcccctctccactcctccctcttctGGAGTTTGGGGACGTGAATCATGGAGGGGGCACTATCCCTGCAACTCTGCAgcggagaggggatgggggacTCTTTCTTCATGCCTGGGCTGGAGGCTGAGGTCGGGCTGCGGGAGTAACCGCCAGAGGAGGATGTGAGGTTGATGATGCAGTCGTCTCTGGTCGCTAAGGGGTAGAGGTGGGTTTTCTCCAGGGGCACCTCTCCCTCCGGCGTC includes these proteins:
- the LOC135518052 gene encoding uncharacterized protein LOC135518052 isoform X1, producing the protein MAHGKNQDERPSEQGEEMGEETFLKDLHLYMKKRNTPIEKIPHLGFKQIGLFMMYKTVKSLGGYHQVTAQQMWKQVYNTLGGNPRSTSAATCTRRHYEKLLLPYECHVRGEDYMEVLPQCQQKRLHYSRLSEQDKCPRTAKRSMTYGALQTSLHQKPHNFLTDSRVRIIPMPVHYSQYYHHPVHPVHPDLLPYVHPPLTPSSHPSSLPSPQGQTERAKQPLERLRFLANQYKDSSGWTEPLNLSHKKAGQESGGHPASSFAPPPSNISPRFLNRVSPLYPAKGLVKDESSETPEGEVPLEKTHLYPLATRDDCIINLTSSSGGYSRSPTSASSPGMKKESPIPSPLQSCRDSAPSMIHVPKLQKREEWRGESPKHSPGPLNFSDALCSTPRGTEGSMEIQIPLAMLHDWVKGVLLCGPAGTQPGDLSLQDPTMGQTPGSEPRERESAQAWSDTSPTIATHADQVFHNHHKDQDRGSGDLRERSLERHRNLLRPTTTTFPSTSHCRSMAPYQFSSYKPRPSGSIVRNPDSWKLDPREDTRRPYHPKLMSSQDLWDRAQPIPLKIHPSSQALEQDSVRHTSPGYCPGTSLGRVENPYMALMVNPSFPSLVPLTPEELMKLKRLISSSS
- the LOC135518052 gene encoding uncharacterized protein LOC135518052 isoform X2; this encodes MWKQVYNTLGGNPRSTSAATCTRRHYEKLLLPYECHVRGEDYMEVLPQCQQKRLHYSRLSEQDKCPRTAKRSMTYGALQTSLHQKPHNFLTDSRVRIIPMPVHYSQYYHHPVHPVHPDLLPYVHPPLTPSSHPSSLPSPQGQTERAKQPLERLRFLANQYKDSSGWTEPLNLSHKKAGQESGGHPASSFAPPPSNISPRFLNRVSPLYPAKGLVKDESSETPEGEVPLEKTHLYPLATRDDCIINLTSSSGGYSRSPTSASSPGMKKESPIPSPLQSCRDSAPSMIHVPKLQKREEWRGESPKHSPGPLNFSDALCSTPRGTEGSMEIQIPLAMLHDWVKGVLLCGPAGTQPGDLSLQDPTMGQTPGSEPRERESAQAWSDTSPTIATHADQVFHNHHKDQDRGSGDLRERSLERHRNLLRPTTTTFPSTSHCRSMAPYQFSSYKPRPSGSIVRNPDSWKLDPREDTRRPYHPKLMSSQDLWDRAQPIPLKIHPSSQALEQDSVRHTSPGYCPGTSLGRVENPYMALMVNPSFPSLVPLTPEELMKLKRLISSSS